One genomic segment of Microcella indica includes these proteins:
- a CDS encoding DUF6421 family protein, with protein sequence MTHAEATHADAAHAEAPTSARTIIGEPEVVEDGGAQTDAALTAAAIVADPAWSRLKQAAEAIRPLQVHDGSIVETRYHAEAARQVAVIVDALEHFAPGIPYDEAYLRACARDFRAWVAGGFGVPDFYDSLDAFRPAAERRDGVAHLVVFPMYTQNGSPDRLVEAVVCEVIWPEFVAQLEAGEYGNALYLGLRFADFTSGYDTNSAVLFPESVAVTPRVPAGSGPGAAPALPPFTWGAIFADREAARYRRVVRAAAETTRLELPADAARLLDDQQLTERTFVMWDMIHDRTHMRGDLPFDPFMIKQRMPFFLYSLEELRCDLTAFREAVALWRAKDTDDVTREHARLVQYAVIFDRIFRFALTGTRVRNYDGLGGQLLFAWMHQRGVLHWTDTRLTIEWEAVPDVVVALSDAINELYWRSIDRPKAAHWLAAYAFLTTTLTPHPASTWARGLPDDVLAGPLKGYTDLVLDDEFPLSMFYEALQKKIAPVIESTSGITGTGSA encoded by the coding sequence ATGACGCACGCAGAAGCGACGCACGCAGACGCAGCGCACGCAGAAGCACCGACGAGCGCGCGCACCATCATCGGAGAGCCCGAGGTCGTCGAGGACGGCGGTGCCCAGACGGATGCTGCGCTCACCGCCGCCGCGATCGTCGCCGACCCGGCATGGTCGCGCCTGAAGCAGGCCGCCGAGGCCATCCGCCCGCTGCAGGTGCACGACGGGAGCATCGTCGAGACGCGCTACCACGCTGAAGCGGCTCGGCAGGTCGCCGTGATCGTCGACGCGCTCGAGCACTTCGCCCCGGGCATCCCGTATGACGAGGCGTACTTGAGGGCCTGCGCACGGGACTTCCGCGCGTGGGTCGCGGGAGGGTTCGGGGTACCCGACTTCTACGACTCGCTCGATGCGTTCCGGCCGGCGGCCGAGCGACGCGACGGTGTGGCGCACCTCGTGGTGTTCCCCATGTACACCCAGAACGGCTCGCCAGACCGGCTCGTCGAGGCGGTCGTGTGCGAGGTCATCTGGCCCGAGTTCGTCGCGCAGCTCGAGGCCGGCGAGTACGGCAACGCCCTGTACCTCGGGTTGCGGTTCGCCGACTTCACCTCCGGCTACGACACGAACTCGGCCGTGCTGTTCCCCGAGTCGGTCGCGGTGACCCCGCGCGTGCCCGCAGGGAGCGGGCCGGGAGCGGCACCCGCACTGCCCCCGTTCACGTGGGGGGCGATCTTCGCCGACCGCGAGGCCGCCCGCTACCGCCGAGTCGTGAGGGCGGCGGCCGAGACCACTCGGCTCGAACTGCCCGCCGACGCCGCACGGCTGCTCGACGACCAGCAGCTCACCGAGCGCACCTTCGTGATGTGGGACATGATTCACGACCGCACCCACATGCGCGGCGACCTGCCCTTCGACCCGTTCATGATCAAGCAGCGCATGCCGTTCTTCCTGTACTCCTTGGAGGAGCTGCGGTGCGACCTCACGGCCTTCCGCGAGGCCGTGGCCCTGTGGCGGGCCAAGGACACGGATGACGTCACGCGCGAGCATGCGCGCCTCGTGCAGTACGCCGTCATCTTCGACCGCATCTTCCGCTTCGCCCTCACCGGCACGCGCGTGCGCAACTACGACGGTCTCGGCGGGCAGCTACTGTTCGCCTGGATGCACCAGCGCGGGGTGCTGCACTGGACGGATACGCGACTGACGATCGAGTGGGAGGCGGTGCCCGACGTCGTCGTCGCGCTCTCCGACGCGATCAACGAGCTGTACTGGCGCTCGATCGACCGGCCGAAGGCGGCGCACTGGCTCGCCGCGTACGCCTTCCTCACGACGACGCTCACGCCGCATCCTGCGTCGACGTGGGCGCGCGGCCTGCCCGACGACGTGCTCGCCGGTCCGCTCAAGGGGTACACCGACCTCGTGCTCGACGACGAGTTTCCCCTCTCGATGTTCTACGAGGCGCTGCAGAAGAAGATCGCGCCGGTGATCGAGTCGACCTCGGGCATCACGGGCACCGGTAGCGCGTGA
- a CDS encoding sensor histidine kinase, with amino-acid sequence MTAETRPPSTVDADGNWVRPTPGVAGMRTDGLLALGIAVGASLAILLYVSAEFFDEPPVLWQAALVVLGISGPLVWRRVAPITVTAVISIVYICALYNKVPEVLFSNIALFMAMYSIGAWSSSRRHALVARIVVVVAMFGWLFWEITRAAFDTSLAPEDSGIGLIAPGVAIGLISIVTNILYFAGAWAFGDRAWSAARERAELKARTHELEAERELTAAQAVTLDRVRIARELHDVVAHHVSVMGIQAGAARRALGADAPAPAISALGSVETSARDAVDELHRLVTTLRGIGGEGDATDGPSTRGTAQLEALLDDVRAAGRTADFTIVGDRQPLSPVIDTTLYRVAQEAVTNSLKHAGATATMDVRLRFSPERVELEVADTGHGARSSQTTTSASGGLGQIGMRERLAAIGGALEAGPRKRGGYLVRATVPLLVTEQVGS; translated from the coding sequence GTGACTGCCGAGACCCGCCCGCCCTCCACCGTCGACGCCGACGGCAACTGGGTGCGCCCGACGCCCGGCGTCGCCGGCATGCGCACCGACGGGCTGCTGGCGCTCGGCATTGCTGTGGGCGCCTCGCTCGCGATCCTGCTCTACGTCTCGGCCGAGTTCTTCGACGAGCCTCCCGTGCTGTGGCAAGCGGCACTCGTCGTGCTCGGCATCTCGGGCCCGCTCGTGTGGCGCAGGGTCGCGCCCATCACCGTCACCGCCGTCATCTCGATCGTCTACATCTGCGCCCTCTACAACAAGGTGCCCGAAGTGCTGTTCAGCAACATCGCGCTGTTCATGGCGATGTACTCGATCGGCGCGTGGTCATCTTCACGCCGGCACGCGCTCGTGGCGCGCATCGTCGTCGTGGTCGCCATGTTCGGCTGGCTGTTCTGGGAGATCACCCGGGCCGCCTTCGATACCTCGCTCGCGCCGGAGGACTCGGGCATCGGCCTCATCGCGCCCGGCGTCGCCATCGGGCTCATCAGCATCGTCACCAACATCCTCTACTTCGCAGGAGCGTGGGCCTTCGGTGATCGGGCATGGAGTGCCGCGCGCGAGAGGGCCGAGCTCAAGGCTCGCACGCACGAGCTCGAGGCGGAGCGCGAGCTCACCGCGGCGCAGGCCGTGACCCTCGACCGCGTGCGCATCGCCCGCGAACTGCACGACGTCGTCGCCCACCACGTCTCCGTCATGGGAATCCAGGCGGGTGCGGCACGCCGGGCACTCGGTGCCGACGCCCCCGCCCCGGCGATCAGCGCACTCGGCTCGGTGGAGACCTCGGCGCGCGACGCCGTCGACGAGCTGCACCGCCTCGTGACGACCCTGCGCGGTATCGGCGGCGAAGGCGACGCGACGGACGGACCGAGCACGCGCGGCACGGCCCAGCTCGAGGCACTCCTCGACGACGTGCGCGCCGCGGGCCGAACAGCAGACTTCACGATCGTCGGCGATCGGCAGCCGCTCTCCCCCGTCATCGACACGACGCTCTACCGCGTCGCACAGGAGGCGGTCACCAACAGCCTCAAGCACGCGGGGGCGACCGCGACGATGGATGTTCGGCTCAGGTTCAGCCCCGAGCGGGTCGAGCTCGAAGTGGCCGACACGGGCCACGGCGCCCGTAGCTCGCAGACCACGACGAGCGCGTCCGGCGGCCTCGGGCAGATCGGCATGCGCGAGCGACTTGCCGCGATCGGAGGAGCGCTCGAGGCGGGGCCGCGCAAGCGCGGCGGGTATCTCGTGCGCGCGACCGTGCCGCTCCTCGTGACCGAGCAGGTCGGCTCATGA
- a CDS encoding SDR family oxidoreductase, translating into MTGQQSIQDRTIVVAGAGGAAGRAVCLALTEAGAHVVAVGSRGESLTEVDAAETAVVDLAEPGAVSEWAAELRTRRPSIDGLLHLVGGWRAGSSEEDWDWLERRVLTTLRVLSRELRDDLSASSAGRLAIVSSTAVAQPRWGMANYVTLKAAAEAWTQALATGWRVKGTPTAAVTFVAGALDEGDTTAQLAAACAGLWELGHEQLNGAVVHLAPS; encoded by the coding sequence GTGACGGGCCAGCAGAGCATCCAGGACCGCACGATCGTCGTCGCGGGCGCGGGCGGCGCTGCCGGCCGCGCGGTGTGCTTGGCGCTTACGGAGGCGGGAGCGCACGTCGTCGCGGTTGGGTCTCGAGGCGAATCGCTGACCGAGGTGGATGCGGCCGAGACCGCGGTCGTCGACCTCGCCGAGCCGGGTGCGGTGAGCGAGTGGGCGGCCGAGCTGCGGACGCGCAGGCCGAGCATCGACGGCCTGCTCCACCTCGTCGGCGGGTGGCGAGCGGGATCGTCCGAAGAAGACTGGGACTGGCTCGAGCGCCGCGTGCTCACGACCCTGCGGGTGCTGAGCCGCGAGCTGCGGGACGACCTGAGCGCGTCCAGCGCGGGGCGGCTCGCGATCGTGAGCTCGACCGCCGTCGCGCAGCCACGATGGGGCATGGCCAACTACGTCACGCTCAAGGCGGCCGCGGAAGCGTGGACTCAAGCGCTCGCGACCGGCTGGCGAGTGAAGGGCACGCCGACCGCGGCCGTGACCTTCGTGGCGGGCGCACTCGACGAGGGCGACACGACCGCGCAGCTCGCCGCGGCGTGCGCGGGGCTGTGGGAGCTCGGGCACGAGCAGCTCAACGGCGCGGTCGTGCACCTGGCTCCGTCGTGA